The Fulvivirga ligni genome window below encodes:
- a CDS encoding SDR family oxidoreductase: MKVIVTGGAGFIGSNLVEALLNDDRVEHVRVIDNLSNGYYSNIEEFIDHPKFSFYEDDIRNYDRMVELTEGFDAISHQAALGSVPRSIEDPMISTEVNILGTVNILHTAVKNNIDRVILACSSSTYGDSKALPKVEDVIGNPLSPYAITKYAVELYAEVFKKTYGLNYIGFRYFNVFGPKQNPKNPYAAVIPIFCDAFINGKSPKINGDGHTSRDFTYVDNAVQANVKAIFTAKPEALNQIYNVACGEQTSLNEMVDMLAEISGKKVDVEYGPERKGDVKHSKADISKIENSLEYQSNVKFKEGLATVYEWYQRNM, from the coding sequence ATGAAAGTAATTGTTACCGGCGGAGCCGGATTTATAGGGTCAAATTTAGTAGAAGCATTACTCAATGATGATAGAGTAGAGCATGTGAGAGTTATTGATAACCTCTCGAATGGCTATTATTCTAATATTGAAGAGTTTATAGATCATCCTAAATTTTCTTTTTATGAAGATGACATAAGGAATTATGATAGAATGGTAGAGTTGACTGAAGGTTTTGATGCTATTTCTCATCAGGCGGCCTTAGGTTCAGTGCCACGTTCCATTGAAGATCCTATGATCTCTACCGAAGTGAATATTTTGGGTACAGTGAATATATTACATACCGCTGTTAAAAATAATATTGATAGAGTGATTTTAGCTTGTTCTTCAAGTACATATGGAGATAGCAAGGCACTTCCAAAAGTAGAAGATGTAATTGGAAACCCATTAAGTCCATATGCTATCACTAAATATGCAGTAGAACTTTATGCTGAGGTATTTAAAAAGACATACGGTCTTAATTATATAGGTTTTAGGTATTTCAACGTTTTTGGACCAAAGCAGAATCCAAAAAATCCATACGCAGCAGTAATACCTATATTTTGTGATGCATTCATCAACGGTAAAAGCCCGAAAATCAATGGTGATGGACACACCTCCAGAGATTTCACCTATGTAGATAATGCAGTACAGGCTAATGTGAAGGCAATATTCACTGCTAAACCAGAGGCACTAAATCAGATCTACAATGTAGCCTGTGGAGAACAAACCAGCTTAAATGAAATGGTAGATATGCTTGCAGAAATTTCAGGTAAAAAAGTAGATGTAGAGTATGGGCCAGAAAGAAAGGGAGATGTAAAACACTCTAAAGCAGACATTTCTAAGATAGAAAACTCTCTGGAGTACCAAAGTAATGTTAAATTTAAAGAAGGTCTGGCCACGGTATACGAATGGTACCAGAGAAATATGTAA
- a CDS encoding family 16 glycosylhydrolase: MKNYFLIIFSLIFLTACGEDGDGPDAIAPTNLMLTTMVGENGEVSFAATADNANYFNYYFGETSGETATYSADGKASHTYSKSGSFTVTVRAHTSQSVYTSETANVTVEVEIEVPTDGYSTPESYEGMTLVWRDEFDGNSLNEDDWTFEIGNNGGWGNNELEYYQKENTTVEDGHLIIEARKESKGGFDYTSSRIKTQDKQVFKYGRIDIRAALPKGQGIWPALWMLGNNITEVSWPKCGEIDIMEMVGGSVDNRDATVHSTLHWDSNGHAFTGDSYELSSGLFADEFHVFTLIWNENTITSYVDDQQFFIIDIKPADLNEFHEEFFLLFNVAVGGDWPGSPDASTVFPQRMVVDYVRVFQEN; encoded by the coding sequence ATGAAAAATTATTTTTTAATCATATTTAGTTTAATTTTCCTTACCGCATGCGGTGAAGATGGCGATGGGCCTGACGCAATTGCTCCTACTAATCTAATGTTAACCACTATGGTGGGAGAGAATGGCGAGGTAAGTTTTGCAGCCACCGCAGATAACGCCAATTACTTTAATTACTATTTTGGAGAGACCTCAGGTGAAACGGCTACCTATTCAGCAGATGGGAAAGCTTCCCACACATATTCTAAGTCAGGGAGCTTCACTGTGACAGTTCGGGCTCATACTAGTCAAAGTGTTTATACCTCTGAAACAGCAAATGTTACAGTAGAAGTTGAGATTGAGGTGCCAACAGATGGCTACTCGACCCCTGAAAGTTATGAGGGAATGACTCTTGTATGGAGAGACGAATTCGATGGTAACTCATTGAACGAAGATGATTGGACTTTTGAAATCGGTAATAATGGTGGATGGGGTAATAATGAGCTGGAGTATTATCAGAAGGAAAATACTACCGTGGAAGATGGTCACCTTATCATTGAAGCTAGAAAAGAATCCAAAGGTGGATTTGACTATACCTCATCGCGGATTAAAACTCAAGACAAGCAGGTGTTTAAGTATGGCCGTATTGATATAAGAGCTGCTCTTCCAAAAGGTCAAGGTATATGGCCTGCCTTGTGGATGCTTGGTAACAATATTACTGAAGTTAGCTGGCCTAAATGCGGTGAAATTGATATAATGGAAATGGTAGGAGGTTCAGTGGATAATAGAGATGCCACTGTGCATAGTACCCTTCATTGGGATTCTAATGGTCACGCTTTCACAGGAGATTCATATGAGTTATCTTCAGGATTGTTTGCTGACGAATTTCATGTATTCACACTAATATGGAACGAAAATACAATTACTTCATATGTAGATGATCAGCAGTTTTTTATAATTGATATTAAGCCTGCGGATTTAAACGAATTTCATGAAGAATTCTTTTTACTATTCAACGTAGCTGTGGGAGGTGACTGGCCTGGAAGCCCTGATGCAAGTACTGTATTTCCACAGCGTATGGTTGTGGATTATGTGAGGGTATTTCAGGAAAATTAA
- a CDS encoding DUF4920 domain-containing protein — protein MKKHFIILGLCSIVFACNPKTEKDSDATDSTETQATAHEDEVEEAGEVKLTGNFGEDITEENAIEITELEAALADSDSVAVKVEGDIVTTCKKKGCWMTMEVPEKEDMRVTFKDYGFFVPTSGVEGKHAILDGYAKKVTTDVETLKHFAKDAGKSQEEIDAITEPKTEITFVADGVIIKDTK, from the coding sequence ATGAAAAAGCATTTTATCATCTTAGGTTTATGTTCTATAGTTTTTGCTTGTAATCCTAAAACAGAAAAAGACTCTGATGCTACAGACTCTACCGAAACTCAGGCTACAGCTCATGAAGATGAAGTGGAGGAAGCTGGTGAAGTAAAGCTTACCGGTAATTTCGGAGAAGACATTACAGAAGAAAATGCTATTGAAATTACAGAATTAGAGGCAGCCCTGGCTGATAGTGATTCTGTGGCCGTAAAAGTAGAAGGTGACATAGTGACTACTTGTAAGAAAAAGGGTTGCTGGATGACCATGGAAGTGCCTGAGAAAGAAGATATGAGAGTTACCTTCAAGGACTATGGTTTCTTTGTACCTACAAGCGGTGTTGAAGGAAAGCATGCCATTTTAGATGGATATGCTAAAAAGGTTACTACAGATGTAGAAACCTTAAAGCACTTCGCTAAAGATGCAGGTAAATCTCAGGAAGAGATAGATGCCATCACTGAGCCTAAAACAGAAATTACATTCGTAGCGGATGGTGTTATCATCAAGGATACTAAATAA
- a CDS encoding penicillin acylase family protein, with product MKIFKFLLLSVITVALVYALNNQWSIKGSRIPPLGKFLDPAQGFWQNADKDSLGYLTNIDLPGLKDSVTVTYDKNAVPHIYATNNHDLYMAQGYIVAQHRLWQMEFQTHAAAGRVSEIIGPNGLDFDRTQRRKGMVYGAEATYETMKNDPKVNEIVNAYADGVNAYINSLSYKDLPIEYKLLGYEPEEWKPIKSALILEYMIDALTGRDEDFENSNALQLFGKEDYNFLFPENLPGIVPVIPSGSDNPWNFTVMDVDTPAVDLPEDLIQNILPKPDADNGSNNWAVSGKKTASGKPILCNDTHLGLNLPSLWFMIQLHSPEVNVYGFTMTGAAGVTIGFNDNIAWGFTNAPRDHRDWYKIEFKDGQANQYRYNNKWMDTKKRIEAIKIKGADTYYDTVIYTKQGPVVYDKSFGDYNQRKNYALRWIGHDQSQVQTALLALNRAKNHDEYVEAVQNWDAPPQNIVFAATNGDIALKVQGQYVAKWKEQGKFIMDGNNPLHEWQKEIPKTQNPYQYNPEREFVSSANQNSVDSLYPYWVYYANYEHYRNRIINRELSKMENITPKDMMNLQVNSFSILPEEVLPLFLDSMQIKDLDKSEMKVLQTLQDWDYNYTVENFAPTYFQAWWYEFTSLLWDEFKEANVALQAPNDFTTTYIIKNFPDYKFIDVVSTDEKESLTQLINTSFQMSLERLAAWKETNKMEMTWGNYKGTFVKHLADLNGSLAGFSTYNIQVNGVADAINSTKRNHGPSQRFIVEMTSPPQAYVVYPGGQSGNPGSPLYDNMIPLWRDGEYLPVVFTTEGSNQEDSMIYTQKLNPAQ from the coding sequence ATGAAAATATTTAAATTCCTACTCCTTTCAGTTATTACTGTGGCCTTGGTTTATGCTTTAAACAACCAATGGTCTATAAAGGGCTCCCGCATTCCTCCATTGGGCAAGTTTTTGGATCCTGCACAAGGCTTTTGGCAAAATGCTGATAAAGATAGCCTAGGCTACCTAACAAATATTGACCTCCCAGGTTTAAAAGATTCTGTAACCGTCACCTATGACAAAAACGCAGTTCCTCATATCTACGCTACCAATAATCATGATCTATATATGGCGCAAGGCTATATAGTGGCACAGCATCGTTTATGGCAGATGGAGTTTCAAACGCATGCTGCGGCAGGCAGAGTATCTGAGATCATTGGGCCTAATGGTTTGGATTTTGACCGTACTCAGCGCAGAAAAGGCATGGTGTATGGCGCAGAGGCCACCTATGAGACCATGAAAAATGATCCTAAAGTAAACGAAATTGTTAATGCCTATGCTGATGGTGTCAATGCCTATATCAACTCGCTTAGCTACAAGGATTTGCCTATAGAATACAAACTGTTGGGGTATGAACCAGAAGAATGGAAACCGATAAAATCTGCACTTATACTAGAGTATATGATTGATGCTCTAACAGGACGTGACGAGGATTTTGAAAACTCCAATGCTCTACAACTATTTGGTAAAGAGGATTATAACTTTTTGTTTCCTGAAAATCTTCCAGGTATAGTTCCGGTTATCCCATCAGGTAGTGATAACCCATGGAATTTCACAGTGATGGATGTTGATACGCCAGCTGTTGATCTACCAGAAGATCTTATCCAAAATATATTACCCAAGCCAGACGCCGATAATGGAAGTAATAACTGGGCAGTATCTGGCAAAAAAACTGCCAGTGGAAAGCCAATATTGTGTAACGATACACACCTGGGCCTGAATCTACCCTCTTTATGGTTCATGATCCAACTTCATTCTCCTGAAGTAAATGTCTATGGTTTTACCATGACTGGTGCTGCTGGTGTTACGATTGGTTTTAATGACAACATCGCCTGGGGTTTTACTAATGCTCCAAGAGACCATAGAGACTGGTATAAAATTGAGTTTAAGGATGGTCAGGCGAATCAGTATCGTTATAATAACAAATGGATGGATACCAAGAAAAGAATTGAGGCCATAAAGATCAAAGGGGCTGACACTTATTATGACACCGTAATCTACACAAAGCAAGGACCTGTGGTATATGATAAGAGCTTCGGTGATTATAATCAGAGAAAGAATTATGCTTTACGCTGGATTGGTCATGATCAATCTCAAGTTCAAACAGCTCTTTTAGCTTTGAACAGAGCTAAAAATCATGATGAATATGTGGAAGCCGTACAAAACTGGGATGCTCCTCCTCAAAACATTGTTTTTGCTGCTACCAACGGCGACATTGCCCTGAAGGTACAAGGACAGTATGTGGCCAAATGGAAAGAGCAGGGTAAATTTATCATGGATGGCAACAACCCGTTGCACGAGTGGCAGAAAGAAATACCGAAGACACAAAATCCATATCAGTATAATCCTGAAAGAGAATTTGTAAGCTCGGCGAATCAGAACTCTGTTGACTCTCTATACCCTTATTGGGTCTATTATGCTAATTATGAGCACTATAGAAATAGGATCATTAACAGAGAGCTCTCTAAAATGGAGAATATCACACCAAAGGATATGATGAACCTGCAGGTAAATAGTTTCAGCATTTTGCCCGAGGAAGTACTACCATTGTTCCTCGACTCTATGCAAATTAAGGATCTCGATAAATCTGAAATGAAGGTATTACAAACCTTGCAGGATTGGGATTATAACTACACGGTAGAAAATTTTGCTCCTACTTACTTTCAAGCCTGGTGGTACGAATTCACATCACTACTATGGGATGAATTTAAAGAGGCTAATGTGGCTTTGCAGGCACCTAATGACTTCACAACAACTTACATTATTAAGAACTTTCCTGATTATAAATTCATAGATGTGGTTAGTACTGATGAAAAAGAGAGCTTAACGCAATTGATTAACACCTCCTTTCAAATGTCATTAGAAAGACTTGCAGCATGGAAAGAAACCAACAAGATGGAAATGACCTGGGGTAATTACAAGGGAACCTTCGTAAAACACCTGGCAGATCTCAATGGAAGTTTGGCTGGCTTTAGCACCTATAATATTCAGGTAAACGGTGTAGCAGACGCTATCAACAGCACGAAAAGAAACCATGGTCCATCGCAGCGCTTTATTGTGGAAATGACTTCTCCACCTCAGGCTTATGTGGTTTATCCGGGTGGGCAATCAGGTAATCCCGGCAGCCCTCTTTATGACAATATGATTCCTCTTTGGAGAGACGGCGAATATCTACCCGTTGTTTTCACCACAGAAGGTTCTAATCAAGAAGATTCAATGATATATACTCAAAAACTAAATCCTGCTCAATGA
- a CDS encoding GumC family protein, which translates to MKDNFNNEDFNFIDSSPERKSNSIDFRRILFRGLKYWYLIVLSLLIAGAIAYSINRYATRIYTVQASILIKENQENAAGKLLYNNSLVNTYRNFYNELYIIKSIPLLTEVVESLRIYTTFYREGEIKVTEYYDSKMPFNFEIVDNEKGAAPRGKSFGFQILDSSSFKLDVFNGDKTVKTFERVSFGDSLNFSGYSLVLLRNEFPLNGYKDKYLIVSFSDPVKMAINYEKKLKTRWAESGASVVNLEISGPSPDKEIDFINELIHKYQQYDLGKKNQTASQTIQFIDDQLLNISDSLKYFEGEVERFKENNVVASLEGESLRLYERVEELESNLAKLQLQRNYYKYLVDYLEKKSELDQVVPPSSVGIEDVVMTNLISQYVQTQMELQVQIEREKKESSLFEKKRDQLVKLRNDLQESIQGTLAAQAITEKFLKGQIKEVDKQLAKLPSSERRLITIQRNYSLSENLYIFLMQKRAEAGISKASTTSDIVVVNPPRQIGGAITPRPFQNYLLAIGIGLALPILIFVLIELLNNKVQSKEDIQKLTTIPVVGGIGHNNFKDNLIVNMKPMSAVSEAFRSLRSNLNYFTEGRDKNIFIVTSSISGEGKTFTTINLATVFAISGKKVLIVGADMRKPRLFGDFNLTNNIGLSNYLSGQNTFEDVVQDTFVDNISLISGGPIPPNPSELLMNNKMSSLIERALKSYDYILLDTPPIGLVTDAFILTKFAHHTLFLVRQNYTPRQAIETVNEIFLQRKISHISILFNDIKKTGPGYGYGYGYGYGYGYGYGQRKEHGYYHD; encoded by the coding sequence TTGAAAGACAATTTTAACAACGAGGATTTCAACTTCATTGATTCTTCACCTGAAAGAAAAAGTAATTCCATTGATTTCCGACGGATATTATTTAGAGGTCTAAAATATTGGTATTTAATAGTCCTTTCTTTATTAATTGCGGGGGCGATCGCTTATTCAATAAACAGATATGCAACGAGGATTTATACTGTTCAGGCCTCTATTTTAATTAAAGAAAATCAAGAAAACGCAGCTGGGAAACTGTTGTATAATAACTCTTTAGTAAACACTTATAGAAACTTTTACAATGAACTTTATATCATAAAGTCTATACCATTGTTAACAGAAGTGGTTGAGAGTCTTCGAATTTATACTACATTTTATCGAGAAGGGGAGATTAAGGTTACGGAATACTATGATTCAAAGATGCCTTTTAATTTTGAAATCGTTGATAATGAAAAGGGAGCGGCGCCTCGCGGTAAGAGCTTTGGATTTCAGATACTTGACAGCTCTTCGTTTAAGCTAGATGTATTCAATGGGGATAAAACAGTTAAGACTTTTGAAAGGGTCTCATTTGGTGATTCGCTAAACTTTTCAGGTTATTCTTTAGTATTGCTCCGAAATGAATTTCCTCTTAATGGGTATAAAGACAAATATCTTATAGTGTCATTTAGTGACCCGGTAAAAATGGCTATTAATTATGAAAAAAAGTTAAAAACCAGGTGGGCAGAATCAGGAGCATCGGTGGTTAATTTAGAAATTAGCGGACCATCACCTGATAAAGAGATTGATTTTATTAATGAGCTGATCCATAAGTATCAACAGTATGATTTAGGAAAAAAGAATCAGACTGCTTCTCAAACAATTCAATTTATTGATGATCAATTACTCAATATTTCAGATTCCCTGAAATATTTTGAGGGCGAAGTTGAAAGGTTTAAAGAAAATAATGTAGTGGCAAGCCTGGAAGGAGAGTCTCTCAGGCTTTATGAAAGAGTCGAGGAGTTGGAATCTAATCTGGCAAAATTGCAACTTCAGAGAAACTATTATAAGTATCTGGTAGATTATCTTGAAAAAAAGAGTGAACTGGATCAGGTGGTACCACCATCCAGTGTTGGTATTGAAGATGTTGTAATGACTAATCTAATAAGCCAATACGTTCAGACACAAATGGAGTTACAGGTACAGATTGAACGTGAGAAAAAGGAATCATCGTTGTTTGAAAAAAAGAGAGATCAATTGGTCAAACTGCGAAATGATCTGCAGGAGAGTATTCAAGGTACTTTAGCAGCACAGGCCATAACCGAAAAGTTTTTAAAAGGACAAATAAAAGAGGTTGATAAACAATTAGCCAAATTACCATCCTCTGAGAGGCGACTTATTACTATCCAAAGAAATTATTCTTTAAGTGAGAATTTATATATATTCTTAATGCAAAAGAGAGCTGAGGCCGGAATATCAAAGGCTTCTACCACGTCCGATATTGTAGTGGTCAATCCACCCAGGCAAATTGGCGGAGCTATTACCCCTCGGCCTTTTCAGAATTATCTGTTAGCTATTGGTATTGGCCTGGCTTTACCTATTTTAATCTTTGTATTAATTGAGCTACTCAATAATAAGGTTCAGTCCAAAGAAGATATTCAAAAGCTTACAACTATTCCGGTTGTGGGAGGTATTGGACACAATAATTTTAAAGACAATCTTATCGTTAATATGAAACCAATGTCTGCGGTTTCGGAAGCATTTAGATCTTTACGCTCCAATTTGAATTATTTTACTGAAGGCAGAGATAAGAATATTTTTATAGTTACCTCCTCTATTAGTGGGGAAGGAAAGACTTTTACTACCATCAACTTAGCTACTGTTTTTGCAATAAGTGGAAAGAAAGTATTGATTGTAGGTGCTGATATGCGTAAGCCACGTCTTTTTGGCGATTTTAATTTGACCAATAATATCGGATTGAGTAATTATTTATCTGGGCAGAATACTTTTGAAGATGTAGTTCAGGATACATTTGTTGATAATATCAGTCTGATTAGTGGTGGGCCTATCCCTCCGAACCCAAGCGAACTGTTGATGAATAACAAAATGTCCTCTTTAATTGAAAGGGCATTAAAGTCTTATGATTATATTCTTCTAGATACTCCACCAATTGGCTTGGTTACAGATGCATTTATTTTAACAAAATTTGCGCATCATACATTATTTCTTGTAAGACAAAATTATACGCCACGGCAAGCAATAGAAACAGTCAATGAGATTTTTCTACAGAGAAAGATATCTCATATTAGTATTCTGTTTAATGACATTAAAAAGACGGGACCTGGTTACGGTTATGGCTATGGTTACGGCTATGGTTATGGCTATGGCTATGGCCAACGAAAGGAGCATGGTTATTACCATGATTAG
- a CDS encoding polysaccharide biosynthesis/export family protein has product MTKSSTQTMRRFFYLALLLIFAASCVPNKKLVYLQHKDELKHLDEIKKDTVLREYELANYEYTVQPEDILFIKVKSLTDEEFDIFITDKTTSGGNQNNMVLSGYLVDKSGNIEFPEIGKVKVLGLTLHEIKELVQNLALSYLDSPTVEVRLLNFRVTILGEVNNEGTVNTFNNRTTIMESIGLAGGLGELADRHNIKIIRQASGQTSVIYVDLLDENLMDSEYFFVHQNDVIIVPPLKQRPFRRYFGQNVSLFLSSVSTLLLVISLINN; this is encoded by the coding sequence ATGACAAAGTCTTCAACCCAAACCATGCGTAGATTTTTCTATTTGGCCTTATTATTAATTTTTGCTGCTTCATGCGTTCCGAATAAAAAGTTGGTATACCTTCAGCATAAGGATGAATTAAAACATTTGGATGAGATAAAGAAGGATACAGTTTTGAGAGAATATGAGCTAGCTAATTATGAGTATACTGTTCAGCCCGAAGATATATTGTTCATAAAAGTGAAGAGTTTGACAGACGAAGAATTTGATATATTCATTACAGATAAGACAACATCAGGAGGTAATCAAAATAACATGGTTCTTTCCGGATATCTGGTAGATAAATCAGGAAATATCGAATTTCCCGAAATTGGGAAAGTTAAGGTTCTAGGCCTGACCTTGCATGAAATTAAGGAACTGGTTCAAAATCTGGCATTGAGTTATCTAGACTCACCTACCGTAGAAGTACGTTTACTTAATTTTAGAGTAACTATTTTGGGAGAGGTCAATAATGAAGGAACAGTAAATACTTTTAATAATAGGACCACAATAATGGAAAGTATTGGTTTGGCTGGAGGATTGGGAGAGTTGGCAGATCGGCATAATATAAAAATTATCAGACAAGCTAGTGGCCAGACTAGTGTGATTTATGTTGATTTGCTAGATGAGAATTTAATGGATTCAGAATATTTTTTTGTACATCAAAATGATGTCATAATTGTTCCTCCTTTAAAGCAAAGACCGTTTAGAAGATATTTTGGTCAAAATGTAAGCCTCTTTTTATCATCGGTTTCTACATTATTGCTTGTTATCAGTTTAATCAATAATTAA
- a CDS encoding KdsC family phosphatase, protein MELILQKYSQSQIEKARKIKAFVFDVDGVLTDGGIIYTNSGDELKAFNVKDGQIIKHLKQAGIIVGAITGRKSELVARRCEELKLDFFHQGIKNKFEVYSEILSEYQLTDDQVAYIGDDIIDLKLVDRAGLGIVPADGLEYVQQKADLVSTKAGGQGVIREAADFILSAQGLLEGIVKEYLA, encoded by the coding sequence ATGGAACTTATTTTGCAAAAATATTCTCAATCGCAGATTGAAAAGGCGCGGAAAATAAAAGCATTTGTTTTTGATGTAGATGGCGTACTCACTGATGGGGGGATTATTTACACCAATTCTGGTGATGAATTGAAGGCTTTTAATGTAAAAGATGGCCAGATTATCAAGCATTTAAAGCAAGCGGGAATTATTGTAGGAGCTATAACAGGAAGAAAGTCTGAGCTAGTTGCTAGAAGATGTGAGGAATTAAAGCTTGACTTTTTTCATCAAGGTATCAAAAATAAGTTTGAGGTTTATTCAGAGATACTTTCAGAGTATCAGCTAACGGATGATCAGGTAGCCTATATTGGAGATGATATTATAGATCTAAAATTAGTAGATAGAGCAGGGCTCGGCATAGTACCGGCAGATGGTCTGGAGTATGTACAGCAAAAGGCAGATCTGGTGTCTACCAAAGCTGGCGGACAGGGAGTAATTAGAGAGGCAGCTGATTTTATTTTATCTGCCCAGGGTTTATTAGAAGGAATAGTAAAAGAATATTTAGCGTGA
- the kdsA gene encoding 3-deoxy-8-phosphooctulonate synthase, with the protein MQITDSITLGGENMVLFAGPCAAESYDICMETGEKVKSVCSSLGIDYVFKASFDKANRTSAGSYRGKGLDSGLQILQRVKKDLNVPVVTDIHESAQAEEVASIVDVLQIPAFLCRQTDLLIAAAKTGKAIKIKRGQFMAPEDMKYAVDKVRGEGNNNVCLTERGASFGYHNLVVDMRGLPVMRQFSPVVFDVTHSVQQPGGAGGTSGGQREFAPFLARAAAAAGVDGFFIETHPEPAKALSDGPNMIPLNEIEDFINMIKEVWAVGQKYTQL; encoded by the coding sequence ATGCAAATTACTGATAGCATCACTTTAGGAGGGGAAAATATGGTTCTATTTGCTGGACCATGTGCTGCAGAGAGTTATGATATATGTATGGAAACCGGTGAAAAGGTGAAGTCCGTATGTTCATCATTAGGAATAGACTATGTTTTTAAAGCCTCATTTGATAAGGCCAATAGAACTTCTGCGGGTTCTTATAGAGGTAAAGGTCTAGACAGTGGTTTGCAGATATTGCAGAGGGTGAAGAAGGATTTAAATGTTCCCGTGGTTACGGATATACATGAATCAGCACAGGCTGAAGAGGTAGCTTCTATTGTAGATGTACTTCAAATTCCTGCTTTTCTTTGCCGTCAGACAGATCTTCTAATAGCCGCAGCTAAAACGGGTAAGGCCATTAAGATCAAAAGAGGTCAATTTATGGCGCCTGAAGATATGAAATACGCTGTGGACAAGGTGAGGGGAGAAGGGAATAACAACGTTTGCCTCACAGAGCGTGGCGCAAGTTTTGGCTATCATAATCTGGTAGTAGATATGCGCGGCTTGCCAGTCATGAGACAGTTTTCACCTGTTGTGTTCGACGTAACTCATAGTGTGCAGCAACCGGGTGGTGCAGGTGGCACATCGGGCGGCCAAAGAGAGTTCGCTCCATTCTTGGCCAGGGCAGCAGCGGCAGCGGGCGTAGATGGTTTCTTCATAGAAACACACCCTGAGCCAGCCAAAGCCTTGAGTGATGGGCCAAATATGATACCGCTGAATGAAATTGAAGATTTCATAAATATGATTAAAGAGGTATGGGCTGTTGGCCAAAAATACACTCAACTATAA